One window of the Granulicella arctica genome contains the following:
- a CDS encoding ABC transporter permease, with the protein MTLLAIARPLRRIAITLPVLWVVVSVVFLLIHLVPGDPIVQMLGEGATASDVSALRHAYGLDLPLGTQYANYWRGILHADLGQSLRLHDSVLHLVGQRYPYTLWLTLAALLIGMAIAFPAGVASALHRDRWQDRTLGVVSLVGLSFPNFALGPILILVFSISLGWLPVSGAGTGGTTLLTHLVLPAITLGLSLAAVLTRMIRTAMLEELSQDYIRTARAKGLTERAVVYRHALPNALIPVLTILGLQFGSLLSGAIVTETIFSWPGIGRLTLSAISNRDYALVQGCILAIGLTYVAVNLLTDVAYTVANPRLRA; encoded by the coding sequence ATGACGTTGTTGGCAATCGCAAGGCCGCTACGACGAATCGCGATCACCCTGCCCGTCCTGTGGGTGGTGGTAAGTGTTGTCTTTCTACTGATTCACCTTGTGCCGGGCGACCCCATTGTGCAAATGCTGGGCGAGGGGGCGACTGCCTCCGATGTGTCGGCTTTGCGGCATGCTTACGGGCTTGATCTCCCGCTCGGGACGCAGTATGCCAACTACTGGCGGGGCATCCTCCATGCCGATCTGGGGCAGTCGCTGCGCCTGCATGATTCGGTGCTGCATCTCGTCGGACAGCGATATCCGTATACGCTCTGGCTTACGCTTGCGGCGCTGCTGATCGGGATGGCGATTGCGTTTCCGGCGGGCGTCGCCTCGGCGCTGCATCGCGACCGATGGCAGGACCGCACTTTAGGCGTCGTCTCGCTGGTCGGGCTGTCCTTCCCCAACTTCGCGCTCGGACCGATCCTGATTCTCGTCTTCTCGATCTCGCTTGGCTGGTTGCCCGTCTCGGGTGCGGGAACGGGCGGCACGACTCTGCTGACGCACCTTGTCCTTCCGGCAATCACGCTCGGGCTCTCGCTCGCGGCTGTCCTTACCCGCATGATCCGGACGGCGATGCTTGAGGAACTGAGTCAGGACTACATCCGCACCGCTCGCGCCAAGGGCCTTACCGAACGGGCGGTGGTCTATCGTCATGCGCTGCCGAACGCGCTGATTCCGGTGCTGACGATCCTCGGCCTGCAGTTCGGCAGTCTGCTCTCGGGGGCCATCGTCACGGAGACGATCTTCAGTTGGCCGGGAATCGGTCGACTCACCCTATCCGCCATCTCGAACCGCGACTACGCGCTCGTGCAGGGATGCATCCTGGCGATTGGCTTGACCTATGTCGCCGTCAACCTGCTCACCGATGTGGCGTACACCGTCGCCAACCCAAGACTTCGCGCCTGA
- the trxA gene encoding thioredoxin: protein MAGQFVTEVNDDTFEKEVLQSEQPVLVDFWAAWCGPCRALAPVVDEVATQYNGKLRVMKMDVDKNNATPARYGIRGIPALLIFKGGQVADQIVGFVPKDTIDKSVSKVIGTADTKVLA, encoded by the coding sequence ATGGCAGGACAATTCGTCACCGAAGTAAACGATGACACCTTCGAAAAAGAGGTGTTGCAGTCGGAACAGCCAGTATTAGTGGACTTCTGGGCCGCATGGTGCGGACCCTGTCGCGCACTCGCTCCCGTTGTGGATGAGGTTGCAACCCAGTACAACGGTAAGCTCCGGGTCATGAAGATGGATGTGGACAAGAACAACGCCACTCCTGCGCGCTACGGTATTCGCGGTATTCCCGCCCTGCTGATCTTCAAAGGCGGCCAGGTTGCCGACCAGATCGTCGGTTTCGTCCCCAAGGACACAATCGACAAGTCGGTGAGCAAAGTCATCGGCACTGCAGATACAAAGGTTCTCGCGTAA
- a CDS encoding metallophosphoesterase family protein produces the protein MLVGVISDTHGLLRPEAVAALRDAKVAHILHAGDVGNFDILDTLRAIAPVTAIRGNIDLHGQCAELPATEAIELDSALFYLVHSVHDLDVNPVAAQLAAVVSGHSHQPGFEMRDGVLYLNPGSAGPRRFKLPVTLAFVEIDGGVLTPTILPLL, from the coding sequence ATGCTGGTCGGCGTGATCTCCGATACGCATGGTCTTCTGCGGCCCGAAGCTGTTGCCGCACTACGTGATGCCAAAGTCGCTCACATCCTCCACGCGGGCGATGTGGGCAACTTTGACATCCTCGATACGCTCCGAGCGATTGCACCGGTAACCGCGATTCGCGGCAACATCGATCTGCATGGCCAATGCGCCGAACTGCCTGCGACTGAGGCCATCGAGCTTGATAGCGCGCTCTTCTACCTCGTCCATTCCGTCCACGATCTTGATGTAAATCCAGTTGCGGCGCAGCTTGCGGCTGTCGTCAGCGGACACTCGCATCAGCCCGGCTTCGAAATGCGCGATGGCGTGCTTTACCTCAATCCGGGAAGCGCTGGACCACGCCGCTTCAAGCTTCCGGTGACGCTTGCGTTCGTAGAAATTGATGGTGGCGTTCTGACGCCGACGATCCTTCCCCTCCTCTAG
- a CDS encoding hemolysin family protein has translation MLEWMLFRAIMVAFFILANSFFVAAEFALVSIRETRVEQLIALGRPGARTALQLKRSIDEFLPAVQFGVTLAALALGWIGEPAVTEIILRLVAHWLAVAPPHILIYAHALAVLISFSIITYFEVLLGELVPKSLALQRAERIALAVAGPMDVFIRITRPAVKLMNGSATLVLQLFRAPLRGEGAVHSPEELKLIATATRRMGLLPVFQEEIIHRAIELNHVTVREIMTPRGKIFSLPADLTIEAASARVIDEQHSRVPVYDPAGGAEHIIGVVYSKDIARLMHFRAVAMGFGAAQPSVLTLKSVMREVMFIPETKLAVELLQDFQERRRQIAIVVDEFGSTVGIVTAEDALEQIVGELEDEFDIATAIMPLSATGVVTLDGSTTLRDLGTQLRWTFPREAGVETLAGFLLAHLGHIPHSGESLDHDGRRFTVAGMNGRRISQIRVETIAETQSAAELEAESREATA, from the coding sequence ATGCTGGAGTGGATGCTTTTCCGCGCGATCATGGTGGCCTTCTTCATTCTGGCCAACAGCTTCTTCGTCGCCGCGGAGTTTGCGCTCGTCAGCATTCGCGAGACTCGCGTAGAGCAACTGATCGCCCTCGGCCGTCCCGGCGCACGCACCGCCCTCCAACTCAAACGGTCCATTGACGAGTTCCTCCCCGCCGTTCAATTCGGCGTCACCTTGGCCGCGCTCGCCCTCGGCTGGATTGGCGAACCAGCCGTCACGGAGATCATCCTGCGCCTCGTCGCGCACTGGCTCGCGGTCGCGCCGCCGCACATTCTGATTTACGCCCACGCGCTCGCGGTCCTGATCTCGTTCAGCATCATCACCTACTTCGAGGTGCTGCTCGGCGAACTCGTCCCCAAGTCGCTCGCCCTGCAACGCGCCGAGCGGATCGCCCTGGCCGTCGCCGGGCCGATGGACGTCTTCATCCGCATCACCCGCCCGGCCGTCAAGCTGATGAACGGTTCGGCCACGCTCGTCCTCCAACTCTTCCGGGCACCGCTCCGGGGTGAGGGCGCCGTGCACTCGCCGGAGGAGCTGAAGCTGATCGCCACGGCGACTCGCCGCATGGGTCTGCTGCCGGTCTTTCAGGAAGAGATCATCCACCGGGCCATCGAGCTTAACCACGTCACGGTGCGTGAGATCATGACGCCACGCGGCAAGATCTTCTCGCTTCCGGCGGACCTGACGATCGAGGCCGCCAGTGCCCGCGTCATCGACGAGCAGCACTCCCGCGTGCCCGTCTACGATCCCGCAGGGGGTGCAGAACACATCATCGGAGTCGTCTACTCGAAGGACATCGCCCGCCTTATGCACTTTCGCGCCGTGGCGATGGGCTTCGGTGCCGCGCAGCCATCCGTCCTTACGTTGAAGAGCGTGATGCGCGAGGTCATGTTTATTCCCGAGACCAAGCTGGCCGTGGAACTCCTTCAGGATTTCCAGGAGCGCCGCCGCCAGATTGCCATCGTCGTGGACGAGTTCGGATCGACGGTCGGCATCGTCACCGCCGAGGATGCGCTTGAGCAGATCGTCGGCGAACTTGAGGATGAGTTCGACATCGCGACGGCAATCATGCCGCTCAGCGCAACCGGCGTCGTGACTCTCGACGGCAGCACCACCCTGCGGGACCTCGGCACGCAGCTGCGCTGGACCTTTCCACGCGAGGCAGGTGTCGAAACGCTGGCCGGCTTCCTGCTCGCTCACCTCGGTCACATTCCGCATTCTGGCGAGTCGCTGGATCACGACGGCCGCCGCTTCACGGTCGCTGGAATGAACGGTCGCCGCATCAGCCAGATCCGCGTCGAGACCATCGCAGAAACGCAATCCGCAGCCGAACTCGAAGCGGAGAGCAGAGAAGCCACCGCATGA
- a CDS encoding type IV pilus twitching motility protein PilT: MAAYENDLSQLVYELNSSTANAKLDKLDKFDRPDRTTSLDLHLVHAAEQKASDVLLVAGTPVTFRVNGSLTLAAGKAPLAADELRNMLLPLLTTEQTKELDTSRALDFCFVRGTIGRFRANIHYQRGTLAASIRLLPSQVPTLDSLHLPPVLARLMERRQGLVLLTGPTGSGKTSTMAAMIDYINGRRREHIITIEDPVEYQHSNRHSIVEQIEVGDDTPSFAHAVRAVLRQNPNVILIGEMRDPETIAAALTAAETGHLVLSSLHTNDAAQTLSRILDSFAANNQAQIRQQLSLALLAVVAQQLVPAMGTVGLFPAVEVMVATLAIRNLIRTGQDHQIRSQISTGSKDGMNTMDQSLAELVHTRRITRETALAHCYHPDELRSHLNHAAQLK, translated from the coding sequence ATGGCCGCATACGAGAACGACCTGTCGCAGCTTGTCTATGAACTGAATTCTTCAACAGCCAATGCGAAACTCGACAAGCTGGACAAGTTCGACCGGCCAGACCGGACCACATCGCTCGACCTGCACCTCGTCCACGCCGCAGAGCAGAAGGCCTCCGACGTGCTCCTCGTGGCGGGCACGCCTGTCACCTTCCGGGTGAACGGCTCGCTGACACTGGCGGCGGGCAAGGCTCCGCTCGCCGCAGACGAGCTTCGCAACATGCTCCTGCCGCTCCTCACGACCGAGCAGACGAAGGAACTCGACACAAGTCGAGCCCTCGACTTCTGCTTCGTTCGCGGCACGATTGGCAGGTTCCGCGCGAATATCCACTACCAGCGCGGCACGCTGGCGGCCAGCATCCGGCTGCTTCCTTCGCAGGTTCCGACTCTTGATTCGCTTCACCTGCCGCCGGTTCTGGCCCGTCTGATGGAACGTCGGCAAGGACTCGTGCTCCTCACCGGGCCGACCGGTAGCGGCAAGACATCGACCATGGCCGCGATGATCGATTACATCAACGGGCGCCGTCGCGAGCACATCATCACCATTGAAGACCCGGTGGAGTACCAGCACAGCAACCGGCATTCCATCGTCGAGCAGATCGAGGTCGGCGACGACACTCCGAGCTTTGCCCACGCTGTCCGGGCCGTCCTGCGCCAGAATCCCAACGTCATCCTGATCGGCGAGATGCGCGATCCCGAGACCATTGCAGCCGCGCTCACCGCCGCCGAGACCGGTCACCTCGTGCTCTCCTCGCTGCACACCAACGATGCCGCCCAGACGCTCTCCCGCATCCTCGACAGCTTCGCCGCCAACAACCAGGCGCAAATTCGACAGCAGTTATCGCTGGCGTTACTGGCGGTGGTCGCGCAACAGCTTGTTCCGGCAATGGGCACAGTCGGGCTATTTCCCGCCGTCGAGGTGATGGTAGCAACCCTCGCGATTCGCAACCTGATTCGCACCGGTCAGGATCACCAGATACGCTCCCAGATTTCAACGGGCAGCAAGGACGGCATGAACACTATGGACCAGTCGCTGGCTGAACTCGTGCACACGCGCCGCATCACGCGCGAGACGGCGCTTGCCCACTGCTACCATCCCGACGAACTCCGCTCGCACCTCAACCATGCTGCCCAGTTGAAGTAG
- a CDS encoding ABC transporter permease yields the protein MQNIRQQPLAAAGILLLAGFVLCAIFAPLLAPADPAQLNLTNRLLGPSALHWFGTDELGRDTLSRILFGARISMIVAVSVVGLSLSVGLVLGCLAGFYGGWTDTVVNIYVLNAFLALPGILLAIAFVAFLGPGLGNLILALAISGWVGYARLVRAQVMAIKEREFVEAAKALGASDLRVVCRHILPNILQPLIVQAAIGMAGAVLAEATLSFLGLGIPAPAASWGSMLNDARSHLFDSPHLVFFPAMAVMLSVLSFNFIGDALRDYLDPRARLHSGL from the coding sequence ATGCAAAACATCCGACAACAACCGCTGGCCGCCGCAGGCATTCTCCTGCTGGCTGGCTTCGTGCTCTGCGCCATCTTCGCTCCACTGCTCGCTCCAGCCGATCCAGCGCAGCTCAACCTGACCAATCGGCTCCTCGGCCCTTCAGCTCTTCACTGGTTCGGCACCGATGAGCTTGGACGCGACACTCTCTCGCGCATCCTCTTTGGAGCCCGCATCTCGATGATCGTCGCTGTCAGCGTCGTCGGACTTTCGCTCTCCGTCGGGCTCGTCCTCGGATGTCTCGCCGGCTTTTATGGTGGCTGGACTGATACCGTCGTCAACATCTACGTCTTAAACGCCTTCCTGGCGCTTCCTGGCATTCTGCTCGCCATCGCATTTGTGGCCTTCCTTGGTCCAGGACTTGGGAATCTGATCCTCGCGCTCGCTATCTCAGGATGGGTCGGCTACGCGCGGCTCGTCCGAGCACAGGTGATGGCGATCAAGGAGCGGGAGTTCGTCGAGGCGGCGAAGGCTCTCGGCGCATCCGATCTGCGGGTTGTCTGTCGCCACATCCTGCCTAACATCCTTCAACCGCTCATTGTGCAGGCGGCGATCGGCATGGCTGGAGCAGTGCTCGCTGAGGCGACGCTCAGCTTCCTGGGTCTCGGCATTCCGGCTCCTGCGGCAAGCTGGGGATCGATGCTGAACGACGCCCGATCGCACCTCTTCGACTCGCCGCATCTCGTCTTCTTCCCGGCGATGGCCGTGATGCTGAGCGTGCTCTCCTTCAACTTCATTGGCGATGCGCTGCGCGACTACCTCGATCCGCGAGCCAGGTTGCACTCCGGTCTGTAG
- a CDS encoding GDP-L-fucose synthase family protein — MSAPPRDARIYIAGHRGLVGSALQRGLEEQGFTRLIVRSHAELDLTDQAAVSRFFATEQPEYVFLAAAKVGGILANDTYPADFFRENLVIQSNVIEASHAAGVKRLLFLGSSCIYPKNAPQPIREEYLLTGPLEPTNRPYAIAKIAGIEQCWSYNRQFGTQYLAAMPTNLYGPGDNFDLNNSHVLPALIRKTAEAQRAGREELIVWGSGTPRREFLYSEDLAAACIFLMLLDETRFRSLLLDDVPPLINIGTGEDVTIRELAETICRVLGFEGRLIFDTSKPDGTPRKLLDVTRLHDLGWKHTINLEQGIRLTWNAVQSQFAAQ; from the coding sequence ATGAGCGCTCCTCCCCGTGATGCGCGCATCTACATTGCTGGACATCGAGGATTAGTCGGTTCGGCGCTTCAACGTGGGCTTGAGGAGCAGGGTTTCACCAGGCTGATAGTCAGGAGCCATGCAGAACTTGATTTGACCGATCAAGCTGCGGTCTCTCGCTTCTTTGCAACCGAACAACCTGAGTACGTCTTTTTAGCGGCAGCTAAGGTCGGGGGAATTCTTGCCAACGACACGTATCCGGCAGACTTTTTTCGCGAAAACCTGGTTATCCAGAGCAATGTCATCGAGGCCAGTCATGCAGCGGGTGTAAAGCGTCTGCTCTTTCTGGGATCGAGCTGTATCTATCCAAAGAACGCACCGCAGCCAATTCGTGAGGAGTACCTGCTTACTGGCCCGCTTGAGCCAACGAACCGGCCCTACGCGATTGCGAAGATTGCAGGGATCGAGCAATGCTGGTCATACAACCGCCAGTTTGGGACGCAGTATCTTGCTGCGATGCCGACGAATCTTTACGGTCCGGGAGATAACTTCGACCTCAACAACTCGCATGTGCTGCCTGCATTGATACGAAAAACGGCAGAGGCGCAACGGGCGGGCAGGGAAGAGCTGATCGTCTGGGGTAGCGGCACACCGCGACGGGAGTTCCTGTACTCGGAAGATCTTGCTGCGGCGTGTATCTTTTTAATGTTGCTCGACGAGACACGTTTTCGGTCGTTGCTGCTGGATGATGTGCCGCCGTTGATCAATATCGGTACGGGTGAGGATGTCACGATTCGCGAGCTTGCCGAGACAATTTGCCGCGTGCTGGGCTTCGAGGGCAGATTGATCTTTGATACAAGCAAGCCGGACGGAACGCCTCGCAAACTGCTCGATGTCACCCGTCTTCACGATCTTGGCTGGAAGCACACTATAAATCTTGAGCAGGGAATTCGGCTGACGTGGAATGCTGTTCAGTCGCAGTTTGCGGCACAGTGA
- the thrB gene encoding homoserine kinase, translating into MANVPRPLHIRLPATSANLGPGFDAVGLAMALYLTIDAVTSDRYQITATGRNADLCADVERSLILTTYRDLLGSSAPALALALDNEIPLGMGCGSSAAALLAGVLLANHFGDLSWSGQQILEEACRREGHPDNVAACWLGGMTSSASVRSTVITATCGRDLKWNIVIVLPATSLPTTEARALLPDTYSRADTVSNIQSTALLVSAFALGRGDLLRYAMRDWVHQPYRSDACSLLPALLPMVSEQGVLGVALSGAGPSVLIVAEEEADFADLNSKIRLMADRNPVEILKTNIASGCQTSS; encoded by the coding sequence ATGGCTAACGTACCGCGTCCGTTACATATTCGCCTGCCCGCAACCTCTGCCAATCTTGGCCCCGGCTTTGACGCTGTGGGCCTCGCCATGGCCCTGTACCTGACGATCGATGCGGTTACCTCTGACCGCTACCAGATCACGGCGACCGGGCGCAACGCCGACCTCTGTGCGGATGTCGAGCGCAGCCTCATCCTCACCACCTACCGCGACCTTCTCGGCTCGTCCGCTCCTGCCTTGGCGCTCGCGCTCGATAACGAGATTCCCCTCGGCATGGGTTGCGGCTCGAGTGCGGCGGCCCTTCTGGCGGGTGTCCTCCTGGCGAATCACTTCGGCGATCTCAGCTGGAGCGGACAGCAGATTCTTGAGGAGGCTTGCCGTCGGGAAGGCCATCCAGACAATGTCGCCGCCTGCTGGCTGGGCGGCATGACCAGCTCCGCTTCTGTCAGATCTACTGTTATTACAGCAACTTGTGGACGCGATCTCAAGTGGAACATCGTGATTGTTCTTCCCGCGACAAGCCTCCCTACGACCGAAGCGCGCGCCCTTCTGCCGGATACCTATAGCCGCGCGGACACGGTCTCCAATATCCAAAGCACTGCGCTCCTGGTATCTGCCTTTGCCTTGGGTAGAGGCGATCTTCTTCGGTACGCCATGAGGGACTGGGTCCATCAACCGTACCGAAGTGACGCATGCAGCCTGCTTCCGGCGTTACTTCCGATGGTGTCGGAGCAGGGCGTGCTGGGGGTAGCCTTGAGCGGAGCAGGACCATCGGTACTAATCGTTGCCGAAGAAGAGGCAGATTTTGCCGATCTGAACTCCAAAATTCGGCTGATGGCCGACCGAAATCCTGTGGAAATTCTGAAGACCAATATTGCAAGCGGTTGTCAGACAAGTAGTTAG
- a CDS encoding WecB/TagA/CpsF family glycosyltransferase: MENINGGAEDVFRKILGVNFFDGNAAEAIAKIRHGGLLVVPAAPALKDMDRDIGYRDALLGADLVITDSALMVLIWNLIERDSLYRLSGLEYLKELLEEPDVRQTGNTVWIMASPKSAATNLKWLAESGIVVDQDYVYMAPMYGSEMEDPKLVALLNRLRPQHVIVTIGGGTQERLGLYLKQNLDYLPAIHCIGAAIAFLSGDQVQIPMWGDRFYLGWLMRCLSEPKRYVPRYWEARKLVGLMLRYRSELPMLRTG; this comes from the coding sequence ATGGAGAATATCAATGGTGGCGCTGAAGACGTTTTTCGCAAGATTCTCGGTGTTAACTTTTTTGATGGCAACGCAGCCGAAGCGATAGCCAAGATTCGCCACGGTGGTTTGCTAGTCGTTCCCGCTGCACCCGCACTCAAGGATATGGACCGCGATATCGGGTATCGTGATGCGCTGCTCGGTGCAGACTTGGTGATCACTGATTCTGCGCTGATGGTGCTGATCTGGAATTTGATTGAGCGGGATTCACTCTATCGACTGTCTGGACTGGAATATCTGAAGGAACTGCTGGAGGAGCCGGATGTTCGGCAGACCGGCAATACCGTCTGGATTATGGCAAGCCCGAAGAGTGCAGCTACGAATTTGAAATGGCTTGCTGAGTCGGGGATTGTGGTGGATCAGGACTATGTCTACATGGCGCCGATGTACGGTTCTGAGATGGAAGATCCCAAGCTCGTTGCGCTGCTGAACCGCCTGCGTCCGCAGCACGTGATCGTGACGATTGGTGGCGGGACGCAGGAACGTCTTGGACTCTATCTGAAGCAGAATCTGGATTATCTGCCGGCGATCCACTGTATCGGTGCAGCGATTGCATTCCTGAGCGGCGACCAGGTACAGATTCCGATGTGGGGTGACCGCTTCTATCTTGGATGGCTGATGCGCTGCCTCTCCGAGCCGAAGCGCTATGTTCCACGTTATTGGGAGGCGCGCAAACTGGTTGGGCTTATGCTTCGCTATCGCAGCGAACTGCCCATGTTGCGCACTGGCTGA
- a CDS encoding NAD-dependent epimerase/dehydratase family protein — protein sequence MNHKKEKAVVCGAGGFIGGHLVKSLIADGVDVIRAVDIKPLDEWYQVTSGVENLAIDLKDKEHCMTAAEGTTAVYQLAADMGGMGFIENNKALCMLSVLTNTHMLMAAREKGVERFFYSSSACVYNGEKQTNPDVVALKEEDAYPALPEDGYGWEKLFSERMCRHFEEDYGLQCRVARYHNVYGPNGTWDGGREKAPAAMCRKILEAKHSGKHEIEIWGDGHQTRSFMYIDDCVKGTQLIYESDIHEPLNLGSSELVSINQLVDIVEDIAGIKLKRNYNLSAPKGVNGRNSDNTLILEKLGWEPSIKLRDGMAKTYAWIENEMLAGVSK from the coding sequence ATGAACCACAAGAAAGAGAAAGCGGTAGTCTGCGGAGCGGGCGGTTTCATCGGCGGTCATCTCGTCAAGAGCCTTATCGCCGATGGTGTAGATGTGATCCGCGCCGTCGATATCAAGCCGCTCGATGAGTGGTACCAGGTGACGAGTGGAGTAGAAAACCTTGCCATCGACTTGAAGGACAAAGAGCATTGCATGACTGCTGCAGAGGGCACAACAGCTGTCTACCAACTCGCTGCCGATATGGGCGGAATGGGCTTTATCGAGAACAACAAGGCGCTGTGCATGCTGAGTGTGCTTACGAATACGCACATGCTGATGGCAGCACGCGAAAAGGGAGTCGAGCGGTTCTTCTATTCCTCCTCCGCGTGTGTGTACAACGGCGAGAAGCAGACCAATCCTGATGTCGTGGCGCTGAAGGAAGAAGACGCCTATCCGGCTCTTCCCGAAGATGGCTATGGCTGGGAGAAGCTGTTCAGCGAGCGGATGTGCCGTCACTTTGAAGAAGATTATGGCCTGCAGTGCCGTGTGGCGCGTTACCACAACGTTTACGGCCCTAACGGGACCTGGGATGGTGGTCGAGAGAAGGCTCCAGCGGCGATGTGTCGCAAGATTCTTGAAGCCAAGCATAGCGGCAAACACGAGATTGAGATCTGGGGCGATGGGCATCAGACGCGCAGCTTCATGTATATCGATGATTGCGTCAAGGGCACCCAGTTGATCTATGAGAGCGACATCCACGAGCCGCTGAATCTCGGTTCGAGCGAGCTTGTCTCGATCAACCAACTCGTCGATATCGTTGAGGATATTGCCGGGATTAAGCTAAAGCGCAACTACAATCTTAGCGCTCCTAAGGGCGTCAACGGGCGCAACAGCGACAACACGTTGATCCTTGAGAAGCTCGGTTGGGAACCGTCGATCAAGCTACGTGACGGTATGGCGAAGACCTATGCCTGGATCGAAAACGAGATGCTTGCGGGAGTTTCAAAGTAG